Within Romboutsia sp. CE17, the genomic segment TATCTAAATTTTCATAAAGTTTACCTATTTCGACTTTAAGTTCAACTTGGTCTACAATATAATCAATATCGGTCCCTAATACATCTATTAAACTTATTTCATTTCCTTCTTTATCTGTTCCAATAGGATCTTGAAGTGACACCTGTAACTTATTTTTTTTGTTAGTTCTTATACTCATAAGAATTTCATTTTCTATACATTTAGATGCATATGTCGCAAGTCGTGTTCCTTTATCAACATTATACGTCTCAATGGCCTTTATTAATCCTATTGTGCCTATAGAAATGAGGTCATCTTGATCTTCTGTTGAGTTGTTATATTTTTTCGCTATGTGTGCTACTAATCTCATGTTTCTTTCAATTAATACTTCCTTAGCTGACTCGTCATTTTCTAGCTTAAACTTGGTTAAATAGTATACTTCTTCTTCAGGGGTTAATGGTTTTTCAAATGATTTGATAATAGTCAACTGTCCACCCCCTTTGAACACATATCATTTTAAATTATATGTATTAAGAGAGTATAAGTTGACTATTTTAAAAATATTCCTTATTTATTTTATTACAAATTGTTTCAAATATGGGAGTTGCAGACTTACTTTCATCCTTTGTTCCTTCTACTAAAATTGTGATTGCATACTTTGCTTCCTCTTGTGGATAA encodes:
- the sigK gene encoding RNA polymerase sporulation sigma factor SigK — its product is MTIIKSFEKPLTPEEEVYYLTKFKLENDESAKEVLIERNMRLVAHIAKKYNNSTEDQDDLISIGTIGLIKAIETYNVDKGTRLATYASKCIENEILMSIRTNKKNKLQVSLQDPIGTDKEGNEISLIDVLGTDIDYIVDQVELKVEIGKLYENLDKILTDREKEIIKLRYGLTTLGYKTQREIAQKLEISRSYVSRIEKRALKKLRKELKTEKSLD